A genomic segment from Desulfonatronum lacustre DSM 10312 encodes:
- a CDS encoding LamG domain-containing protein, whose product MTKYIYSAMPSTIVGLLILILVVSFGCTREDQSANANSTSDARIDRIEDLTGAHTRVVWVQDLGQGGNPGAQGDNLRLMGFDSRDGHGQRVILDGPANFAKPYITPRGDRVVYTDRTRDVVMIVNWDGSGLREVTSGTGLAVWMDPFTGHEWLYVGVGQDGNRAPTRQRMERVRLDDPEVRELVWDQTPVTEDQVQLSIDGKMAGGTFPWPHAGVARLTEGAWDRLAQGCWPSISPDDQYLFWVFDGSHRNLTMQRYGTEHRWQVPINTAPGIDGYEVYHPRWSNHPRFLVVTGPYISGSGGNRIRTGGPEVSLHIGRFSEDFSTVEAWHRVTDDTLTDYYPDVWVASGLEMIQTWAAGAESTDAPTDASTDASARTNISEHSAAASSSAPDNGLVFWWENAARSSVLFDSKSSRYRDVHLEPRGTARLTRYFAMDTSRGGHFILEQTDDILSALRNTNQLTIEAVITPSLPDQSGPARIITFSSGPSARNVTLGQSGDRLVLRLRTERTGPNAVPPELDLLPLTAGEPTHVVVTYADGLVTAYADGQHVFSSDAVHGGFGTWSPQHLLFGDEWGGGRFWAGQLEGVAIYNQVLTPEKAAQRYSEAQARVADRVPAEVLVARVRLLEALPVPTVEAVAPYQRALLVNRYAVEEVLEGEAHGQEILIAHWVIMDGRVLETAPRRQGDVFQLRLEFFDDRPELEGEKISLEGHDFLLPLYYDVQS is encoded by the coding sequence ATGACCAAATACATTTACTCCGCAATGCCATCGACCATTGTCGGGTTACTGATTCTGATACTTGTCGTGTCCTTCGGCTGTACACGGGAGGACCAGTCTGCCAATGCGAACAGTACCTCGGATGCACGTATTGACCGGATCGAGGATTTGACCGGCGCCCACACACGGGTCGTCTGGGTTCAGGATCTCGGCCAAGGTGGGAACCCTGGGGCCCAGGGCGACAACCTGCGCCTGATGGGTTTCGATTCACGGGACGGCCATGGTCAGCGGGTTATCCTGGATGGGCCGGCTAATTTCGCCAAGCCGTACATCACCCCGCGCGGCGATCGGGTGGTTTATACCGATCGTACCCGGGACGTGGTGATGATCGTCAACTGGGACGGCTCAGGGCTGCGCGAAGTAACTTCCGGCACGGGCTTGGCCGTGTGGATGGACCCCTTTACCGGTCACGAATGGCTGTATGTCGGAGTCGGACAGGATGGGAACCGGGCCCCTACCAGGCAACGCATGGAGCGAGTCCGGCTGGATGATCCCGAAGTCCGGGAACTCGTTTGGGATCAGACCCCGGTGACCGAGGATCAGGTTCAGCTTTCCATTGACGGCAAAATGGCCGGGGGCACCTTTCCCTGGCCCCACGCCGGTGTGGCGCGACTGACCGAGGGGGCCTGGGACAGGCTGGCCCAAGGCTGCTGGCCGTCCATCTCTCCCGACGACCAATATCTTTTCTGGGTCTTCGACGGATCGCACCGCAACTTGACCATGCAGCGATACGGCACGGAACACCGCTGGCAGGTACCCATCAACACCGCTCCCGGCATCGACGGCTACGAGGTTTATCATCCACGCTGGTCCAACCATCCCCGGTTTCTGGTGGTCACCGGGCCGTATATCAGCGGGAGCGGCGGCAACCGGATTCGTACCGGCGGGCCGGAGGTTTCCCTGCATATCGGCCGCTTCAGCGAGGATTTCTCTACCGTGGAGGCCTGGCATCGTGTGACGGACGATACCTTGACGGACTACTACCCGGACGTCTGGGTGGCCTCCGGCCTGGAGATGATCCAGACCTGGGCCGCCGGAGCCGAATCAACAGATGCTCCAACAGATGCTTCAACTGATGCTTCGGCTCGAACCAATATCTCAGAGCACAGCGCTGCCGCATCCTCGTCGGCTCCAGACAACGGCTTGGTCTTTTGGTGGGAGAACGCCGCTCGTTCCAGCGTCCTCTTCGACTCCAAAAGCAGCCGGTACCGCGACGTCCACCTCGAGCCGCGCGGCACGGCCAGGCTGACCAGGTATTTCGCCATGGACACGTCCCGGGGAGGGCATTTTATCCTGGAGCAGACAGACGACATTCTCTCAGCCCTTCGGAATACCAATCAACTGACCATTGAGGCCGTTATCACGCCGTCCTTGCCGGACCAGTCCGGACCGGCGAGGATCATCACCTTTTCCTCGGGACCAAGTGCTCGCAACGTCACCCTCGGCCAATCCGGAGACCGGCTGGTCCTGCGGCTCCGCACGGAACGGACCGGACCCAACGCCGTTCCGCCGGAGTTGGATTTGCTGCCGCTGACTGCCGGAGAACCGACCCACGTCGTCGTGACCTACGCGGACGGACTGGTAACCGCGTATGCCGACGGCCAACATGTCTTTTCCTCTGATGCCGTTCATGGCGGATTCGGCACATGGTCGCCGCAGCATCTGTTGTTCGGAGACGAGTGGGGGGGAGGGCGGTTCTGGGCCGGACAACTGGAAGGCGTGGCCATTTACAATCAGGTCTTGACCCCGGAGAAAGCGGCCCAGCGTTACTCGGAAGCCCAAGCCCGCGTCGCGGATCGAGTTCCTGCCGAGGTGTTGGTTGCCCGGGTTCGACTCCTGGAAGCGCTGCCCGTGCCTACGGTGGAGGCGGTCGCGCCCTATCAACGGGCCTTGCTGGTGAACCGTTATGCCGTGGAGGAGGTTTTGGAAGGGGAGGCGCACGGACAGGAGATCCTCATCGCCCATTGGGTGATCATGGATGGCCGGGTCCTGGAAACCGCCCCCCGGCGGCAAGGCGATGTTTTCCAGCTCCGTCTGGAGTTTTTCGACGACCGGCCCGAGCTGGAAGGCGAGAAGATTTCCTTGGAAGGGCACGATTTTCTTTTGCCCCTGTATTACGATGTTCAGAGTTGA
- a CDS encoding lysylphosphatidylglycerol synthase transmembrane domain-containing protein — MNSPYRDHLKLFFRVALSLGLLAALAYTIDLSEMARLMVGLRWEMFAVLLLLVLGERLLSTWKWQVLLIAHGSDLTLWQLFRIQMTSGCFGLFLPSSVGVDVLRMVAISKCSTKPVQAVAASAADRAISVFIHLFLGAVVALVAAGEYLPWPMAVVFPILFLGVTGVVLILALPTLNKWVAPLLRRTVGEKITGKLKEFYTSLLVYQDHKRALSTNVAIFGLMIVLRIIIVYTQAVALGISVDPFLLAMVLPLVWVALMLPISIGGLGLQEGAYFFFLRGIGVGGPAALAISILEHVVVRVASLPGLYFYLRGGLVGGKVGRPIQR; from the coding sequence TTGAACAGTCCTTATCGGGATCATCTGAAACTCTTTTTCCGGGTTGCGTTAAGTCTGGGCCTCCTGGCGGCCTTGGCCTACACCATCGATCTTTCCGAAATGGCCCGGTTGATGGTCGGTTTGCGCTGGGAGATGTTCGCCGTATTGCTGCTCCTGGTACTTGGGGAGCGCCTGCTGAGCACCTGGAAATGGCAGGTTCTGCTCATCGCCCACGGCAGTGACCTCACCCTGTGGCAACTGTTCCGCATCCAGATGACTTCCGGCTGTTTCGGCTTGTTTTTGCCGTCTTCCGTCGGTGTCGACGTCCTGCGCATGGTGGCCATTTCCAAGTGCAGCACCAAGCCGGTGCAGGCCGTGGCCGCTTCGGCGGCGGACCGGGCCATTTCCGTCTTCATCCACCTCTTCCTGGGGGCAGTTGTTGCTCTTGTGGCCGCCGGCGAGTATCTGCCCTGGCCCATGGCCGTTGTCTTTCCCATCCTGTTTCTCGGTGTTACCGGCGTGGTCCTGATTCTTGCGCTGCCCACCTTGAACAAGTGGGTCGCGCCTTTGCTGCGCCGAACCGTCGGGGAGAAGATCACCGGCAAACTCAAGGAGTTCTATACCAGCCTTCTGGTTTACCAGGATCATAAACGGGCGCTCAGCACCAACGTTGCCATCTTTGGGCTGATGATCGTCCTGCGCATCATTATCGTTTATACGCAGGCCGTGGCCCTGGGCATTTCCGTCGATCCATTCCTCCTGGCAATGGTCCTTCCGTTGGTCTGGGTGGCCCTGATGCTGCCCATTTCCATCGGTGGGCTGGGTCTCCAGGAAGGGGCGTATTTTTTCTTTCTTCGCGGCATCGGCGTTGGCGGCCCTGCCGCCCTGGCCATTTCCATCCTGGAGCACGTCGTTGTCCGTGTCGCAAGCCTGCCCGGACTCTATTTCTATCTTCGCGGAGGATTGGTGGGTGGGAAAGTCGGGCGACCCATCCAGCGCTGA
- a CDS encoding polysaccharide deacetylase family protein: MLRRLRSTWEKNWPEIRCAATGSVPDFVLARVPKQRTDAVPVFCYHDVVGPELRQDLEYLRQNGYATLIADELVAFLRGEFSLSGPSVVLTFDDCSRSLFQVALPLLERHGCRAVAFAAPKFHDLAEEVVGDEHRPCTWKELRVMRRSGFVDVQSHSLEHRYFPRWPEPVPLCGADARMNETVARGPARNMDEDLRLAREILEARLGSGVRHLAFPMYDGTGEALRIGREVGYQSFWWGVLPGRPTNCPALSTGNRMNDPTDHIVRISAEFLRRLPGEGRISLGSILRARYGRTFQRWMGRPTFPPTNPPRR, translated from the coding sequence ATGCTGCGCCGCCTTCGTTCCACCTGGGAAAAAAACTGGCCGGAAATCCGCTGCGCCGCCACGGGATCGGTCCCGGATTTCGTCCTGGCTCGCGTCCCCAAGCAGAGAACGGATGCGGTCCCGGTTTTCTGCTATCACGATGTGGTCGGCCCGGAGCTGCGTCAAGACCTCGAATATCTCCGTCAAAACGGCTACGCGACACTGATCGCCGACGAACTTGTCGCGTTTCTGCGCGGAGAATTCAGCCTCAGCGGTCCCAGCGTGGTGCTCACGTTTGACGACTGCTCGCGCAGCTTGTTCCAGGTCGCCCTGCCCCTCCTGGAGCGTCACGGCTGTCGCGCCGTGGCCTTTGCCGCGCCCAAATTTCACGATCTGGCCGAAGAGGTCGTGGGCGATGAACACCGGCCTTGCACCTGGAAGGAGTTGCGGGTGATGCGGCGTTCCGGATTCGTGGACGTCCAGTCGCACAGCCTGGAGCATCGGTATTTTCCGCGCTGGCCGGAGCCGGTGCCTCTGTGTGGAGCGGATGCGCGGATGAACGAGACCGTGGCTCGCGGACCCGCGCGGAACATGGACGAGGATTTACGCCTGGCCAGGGAAATCCTGGAAGCGCGGCTGGGCAGCGGGGTCAGACACCTGGCCTTCCCCATGTACGATGGGACCGGAGAAGCGCTCAGAATCGGACGAGAGGTCGGGTATCAATCCTTCTGGTGGGGCGTCCTGCCGGGCCGACCGACCAATTGTCCGGCGCTTTCCACCGGCAACCGGATGAATGATCCCACGGATCACATCGTGCGGATCAGTGCCGAGTTCCTGCGCAGACTGCCTGGAGAGGGACGAATTTCGTTGGGGAGCATTCTGCGCGCCCGGTACGGACGGACGTTTCAGCGCTGGATGGGTCGCCCGACTTTCCCACCCACCAATCCTCCGCGAAGATAG
- a CDS encoding glycosyltransferase family 4 protein yields the protein MRLLFLSDHLGYADGVTTGATTYFLTVLPELTAQGIDVRACFLRERHSVAEALENKGVQPVFLNRGKWDPCALFDLLRMIDRDQSDIVHAAGMKGILLGRAAGRIRGRKVITHLHDTSIPGTMFRLLHQAMAGWTDRCLVISEAVGKLAREQFGISPDRVTVLYNGIDLEKYRNTASDARERIRMEFRLPTTAPVLAVIGRLSPEKGQAFILPWLPELLRTHPEAQVLIVGEGPSKAECEAILNKSGTSASVRFTGQRSDIPDILAAVDVLVIPSLMEGLSFCALEAMAAGRPVAAFRVGGIPELISHDRTGVLAPERDGAALVSQIRRLLDDEGLRSSVVAEARTFVQRFSIQSHVQDLIAVYGQVLKSAHRGR from the coding sequence ATGCGGCTGCTGTTTTTGAGCGACCACCTTGGATACGCCGACGGTGTAACCACTGGAGCGACGACGTATTTCCTGACGGTGCTGCCTGAACTCACAGCCCAGGGAATCGATGTCCGGGCCTGTTTTTTGCGGGAACGGCACTCCGTGGCCGAGGCTCTCGAAAACAAGGGCGTCCAGCCGGTTTTCCTGAACCGCGGCAAATGGGACCCCTGTGCTCTGTTCGACCTGCTGCGGATGATCGACCGGGATCAAAGCGATATCGTACATGCTGCCGGAATGAAGGGGATTCTTCTGGGCCGGGCGGCCGGACGCATCCGCGGACGCAAGGTCATTACCCACCTGCACGATACCAGCATACCCGGGACCATGTTTCGACTGCTCCACCAAGCCATGGCCGGATGGACGGACCGGTGCCTGGTGATATCGGAAGCCGTGGGCAAGCTGGCGCGGGAGCAGTTCGGTATTTCCCCGGATCGGGTGACGGTGCTCTACAACGGGATCGATCTGGAAAAATACCGAAATACCGCCTCGGACGCACGGGAGCGCATCCGCATGGAGTTCAGACTGCCGACAACCGCTCCGGTGCTGGCCGTCATCGGCCGCCTTTCACCGGAAAAGGGGCAGGCGTTTATTCTACCCTGGCTGCCGGAACTGTTGCGAACGCATCCCGAGGCCCAGGTCCTGATCGTCGGTGAAGGACCCTCCAAAGCGGAATGCGAGGCCATTCTGAACAAGAGCGGCACATCGGCGTCCGTGCGGTTCACGGGACAGCGGTCGGACATCCCGGACATCCTGGCGGCCGTGGACGTGTTGGTGATTCCGTCCTTGATGGAGGGGCTGTCCTTCTGCGCCCTGGAGGCCATGGCCGCCGGGCGACCGGTGGCCGCGTTCCGGGTCGGCGGCATACCGGAGCTGATCAGCCATGACCGGACCGGAGTCCTGGCACCGGAGCGGGACGGTGCGGCCTTGGTGAGCCAAATCCGGCGTCTTCTGGATGACGAGGGTTTGCGATCATCCGTTGTCGCGGAGGCGCGGACGTTCGTCCAGCGCTTTTCAATCCAGTCTCATGTTCAGGACTTGATCGCCGTCTACGGACAGGTCTTGAAGTCCGCGCACCGAGGCCGATGA
- a CDS encoding ABC transporter permease: protein MIFTAKIVQHRDLLLNLVKRELKGRYKDSVLGFLWSILNPLFLAIIYMFFLRLLVGRGVPTEDVIIGVFAWQFTAQSISGGMSCITGNATLIKKVYFPRVILPLSVIAGNLINYVLTIFVQLFLLIFVLAWKGSMLGIGLFAMPLVVLYQTLFILGMVLVVSSANVYFRDIQHLVNLLLTAWFFMTPAIYNLTFIQPILEQFPFLGNLYFLNPMASIITMYRALLLPESVFFWSWGVVLGLVWPIIFLYFAYRIFQSAQRNFADYV from the coding sequence ATGATTTTTACTGCAAAAATTGTACAGCATCGTGATCTTCTTTTAAATCTTGTAAAAAGAGAGCTAAAAGGTCGATACAAGGATTCCGTGTTAGGTTTTTTGTGGAGTATCCTTAATCCTCTTTTTCTGGCAATAATTTACATGTTTTTTTTAAGGCTGCTTGTAGGTCGTGGAGTTCCAACTGAGGACGTGATCATCGGTGTTTTTGCTTGGCAATTTACCGCACAGAGCATATCCGGAGGCATGTCATGCATCACCGGAAATGCAACTCTCATAAAAAAAGTCTATTTCCCACGCGTTATTCTGCCGCTATCCGTTATTGCCGGAAATTTGATAAATTATGTACTGACAATATTTGTCCAATTATTTCTTTTGATTTTTGTGCTAGCTTGGAAAGGAAGTATGCTTGGGATAGGCTTGTTTGCAATGCCTCTAGTTGTCTTGTATCAAACATTGTTTATCTTGGGCATGGTTTTAGTTGTTTCATCGGCCAACGTATATTTCAGAGACATCCAACACCTCGTCAATCTACTTTTGACGGCTTGGTTCTTTATGACACCGGCAATTTATAATCTCACCTTCATTCAGCCTATTCTTGAACAGTTTCCTTTTTTGGGTAATCTCTATTTCTTAAATCCAATGGCCTCCATCATTACGATGTATCGGGCCCTGCTTTTGCCGGAAAGTGTTTTCTTCTGGTCCTGGGGGGTCGTTCTTGGTTTAGTTTGGCCAATAATTTTCCTCTATTTCGCGTACCGGATTTTTCAGTCCGCGCAACGTAATTTTGCTGATTACGTTTGA
- a CDS encoding GtrA family protein encodes MQKNPCLPKLFADCLEFKVVRYFFVGGAAAVVDLSLFFIFAWLLGFNYLLVGAGAFTVAAIFNYLLSIRYVFVSGVRFRGKKEFAWVYLVSVFGLLLNQIILYIGVDILHRDMMLAKIAAIGLVFGWNYLARKHFVFKTVCL; translated from the coding sequence ATGCAAAAAAACCCTTGTTTGCCGAAGTTGTTCGCAGACTGTCTGGAGTTCAAGGTTGTCCGCTATTTTTTCGTCGGCGGTGCGGCAGCCGTCGTTGATCTTTCCTTGTTCTTCATTTTCGCGTGGCTTCTGGGATTTAACTACCTGCTCGTGGGGGCAGGCGCGTTCACTGTGGCCGCCATTTTCAACTATCTCTTATCCATTCGTTATGTCTTCGTAAGCGGTGTTCGGTTTCGTGGAAAAAAGGAGTTCGCCTGGGTTTACCTGGTCAGCGTCTTCGGTCTTCTGCTGAACCAGATCATCCTTTACATCGGCGTGGACATCTTGCACCGGGACATGATGTTGGCCAAAATCGCCGCCATTGGGCTTGTTTTCGGCTGGAACTATCTGGCCCGAAAACATTTCGTTTTCAAGACCGTTTGTCTGTAA
- the rfaE1 gene encoding D-glycero-beta-D-manno-heptose-7-phosphate kinase, with translation MNASFSNTFYNPEDLLANIDRLAGNTVVIVGDVMLDEYIFGAVERISPEAPVPVVRIESEEYRLGGAGNVAKNITALGGQAQLFGFLGSDGSGERMREMFREHGIQDKCIQECQRPTTRKTRIIAQQQQIVRVDRESVCLPSTEGLDDLLHGVDDALEKSRVLIVSDYGKGLVSGPVMDRLRTIRESMAHKPLIIVDPKPKNYPVYRGVDLLTPNTREAGVESLVRHDGAGGDSLDDVFAAGKRLMRELESRELLITLGAKGMLLFRSPSQAVHIPTAARKVYDVTGAGDTVIAVLGLALAAGLKSLEACLLANYAAGVVVGQIGATAVLPEQLREAVNSWPLSTIREISMR, from the coding sequence ATGAATGCGTCGTTTTCAAACACATTTTACAACCCGGAAGACTTGCTCGCGAACATCGACCGCTTAGCCGGGAACACGGTGGTCATTGTCGGCGACGTTATGCTGGATGAGTACATATTCGGCGCCGTCGAGCGGATTTCGCCGGAGGCCCCGGTGCCCGTCGTCCGGATTGAAAGCGAGGAATATCGGCTTGGCGGAGCTGGAAACGTCGCGAAAAACATTACCGCCTTGGGAGGGCAGGCCCAGCTGTTCGGTTTTTTGGGAAGCGACGGTTCCGGTGAGCGGATGCGCGAGATGTTTCGGGAACACGGAATCCAGGACAAGTGCATTCAAGAGTGTCAGCGTCCCACGACCCGAAAGACCCGGATCATCGCCCAACAGCAACAGATCGTCCGGGTTGACCGGGAATCCGTCTGCCTCCCTTCGACGGAGGGTTTGGACGACCTCCTGCACGGCGTCGACGATGCGCTCGAAAAGAGCAGGGTGCTGATCGTTTCTGATTATGGAAAAGGCTTGGTTTCCGGGCCGGTCATGGACAGGCTGCGAACGATCCGCGAGTCGATGGCCCACAAGCCTCTGATCATCGTCGATCCGAAACCAAAGAATTATCCCGTGTACCGCGGAGTCGACCTGCTCACGCCGAACACCAGGGAAGCCGGGGTCGAAAGCCTTGTGCGTCACGACGGCGCGGGGGGCGACAGTCTGGATGATGTTTTCGCGGCGGGAAAACGTCTGATGCGGGAGCTGGAAAGCCGGGAGCTGCTGATCACGTTGGGAGCCAAGGGAATGTTGCTGTTCCGCTCTCCCTCTCAAGCCGTCCACATCCCCACGGCCGCCAGGAAGGTCTATGACGTGACGGGCGCCGGGGATACGGTCATCGCCGTGCTGGGATTGGCCTTGGCAGCAGGACTGAAATCCCTGGAAGCTTGCCTCCTGGCCAACTACGCGGCCGGAGTCGTGGTCGGACAGATCGGGGCCACGGCGGTTTTACCGGAACAGCTCCGAGAAGCCGTAAATTCATGGCCACTGTCAACTATTCGTGAAATATCAATGAGGTAA
- a CDS encoding ParB/RepB/Spo0J family partition protein: MLINVDSLRPNRYQPRKYFSTESLEELAASIKAQGVLQPILVRPGKNPDEYELVAGERRWRASKLAGLRHIPVIIRELGDKESLALALIENVQREDLNALEQAQALQQLQVEFQATQNELAERTGLSRPHIANLLRLLQLPEHIQKDIQEKFYTAGHGRVLAGITNPESQITLRDKIVADDLSVRECERHAAYWKQHGRFGFQARQAPTKPLSEKNEQMARFEEMIVREIGLKGVKLRGTEEKGSMTMRYGSKEELVRLLGKLGVEAL, encoded by the coding sequence ATGTTGATCAACGTGGATAGCCTGAGGCCGAACCGATATCAACCGCGCAAATACTTTTCAACCGAATCCCTGGAGGAACTGGCTGCATCAATCAAGGCGCAAGGGGTTTTGCAGCCGATCCTCGTTCGGCCTGGGAAAAATCCGGACGAATATGAACTGGTGGCCGGGGAGCGGCGGTGGAGAGCGAGCAAGCTCGCCGGGCTGCGACACATACCGGTGATCATCAGGGAGCTTGGGGACAAGGAAAGTCTGGCTCTGGCTCTGATCGAGAACGTCCAGCGCGAAGACCTCAATGCGTTGGAACAAGCCCAAGCCCTCCAGCAGCTTCAAGTTGAATTTCAAGCCACGCAAAACGAGCTCGCCGAGCGAACAGGGCTCAGTCGGCCCCATATCGCGAACTTACTCCGCTTATTGCAACTCCCGGAACATATCCAAAAGGACATTCAAGAGAAATTCTACACGGCTGGACACGGGCGGGTACTGGCGGGGATCACGAATCCGGAGAGTCAAATAACGCTACGGGACAAAATTGTCGCCGACGACCTCAGTGTTCGCGAGTGCGAACGTCACGCCGCCTACTGGAAACAGCATGGTCGCTTCGGGTTCCAGGCCCGGCAAGCGCCAACAAAACCGCTGAGCGAAAAGAACGAACAAATGGCCAGATTCGAGGAGATGATCGTCCGTGAAATCGGGCTGAAAGGGGTGAAGCTCCGTGGAACGGAAGAAAAGGGAAGCATGACCATGCGCTATGGATCCAAGGAAGAACTGGTCAGGTTACTGGGAAAACTGGGAGTTGAGGCATTATGA
- a CDS encoding ParA family protein, which translates to MAEVIVLANQKGGVGKTTTAVNLAACLAVMEKKTLLIDCDPQGNATSGVGWDKQAGRDDLYSVYFSAQDFHKAVHATNFPYLSVLPATSDLVGAELELVEKENREFFLRDGINSLRHDFDFIVIDCPPSLGLLTVNALCAGRHLVVPMQCEFYALEGMAQLMRTYTLVRQRLNAELELLGVVLTMHDPRSNLTKDVESEVCTHFPDLVFSTTIPRNVRLSEAPSHGLPVISYDIKSKGSQAYLKFSEECFGRLEEKRKHGAGHG; encoded by the coding sequence GTGGCTGAAGTCATAGTGCTTGCGAATCAGAAAGGTGGGGTGGGAAAGACGACCACCGCTGTGAACTTGGCGGCATGCCTGGCCGTGATGGAAAAAAAAACCTTGCTGATTGACTGCGATCCTCAAGGGAATGCCACCAGTGGAGTAGGCTGGGACAAGCAGGCGGGTCGGGACGATCTCTATTCCGTCTATTTCTCCGCTCAGGATTTTCATAAGGCCGTTCATGCAACGAACTTCCCATATTTATCCGTGCTCCCCGCCACATCGGACCTCGTGGGCGCGGAGCTGGAGCTGGTTGAAAAAGAAAATCGTGAATTTTTTTTGCGTGACGGGATTAATTCCCTGAGGCACGATTTTGACTTTATCGTTATTGACTGCCCCCCGTCGCTGGGCCTGCTGACGGTGAACGCACTCTGCGCGGGTCGTCACTTGGTGGTGCCGATGCAGTGCGAATTCTACGCTCTGGAGGGAATGGCCCAGCTGATGCGGACTTATACGTTGGTCCGTCAGCGATTGAACGCGGAATTGGAGTTGTTGGGCGTTGTGCTGACCATGCACGACCCTCGCAGTAATCTGACCAAGGATGTGGAAAGCGAGGTGTGTACCCACTTTCCCGATTTGGTGTTCTCGACGACGATCCCTCGTAATGTTCGGCTCTCCGAAGCCCCCAGCCATGGCCTTCCGGTGATCAGTTACGATATCAAGTCCAAAGGTTCGCAGGCATATCTCAAGTTCTCGGAAGAATGCTTCGGTCGGCTCGAAGAGAAAAGAAAACACGGCGCAGGGCACGGTTAA
- a CDS encoding GAK system XXXCH domain-containing protein yields the protein MNFPALKSQMHDLFSVIMQAADSGELPALKEVTSFLQATEKMAMNANESWHSEAEDFLHLTRQLHMVVKKHNVQEAVLLLDALRDAQEFCHRSFKPEG from the coding sequence ATGAATTTTCCAGCGCTAAAATCCCAAATGCACGATCTGTTTTCAGTGATTATGCAGGCCGCGGATTCCGGTGAATTGCCTGCATTAAAAGAAGTCACCTCCTTTTTGCAAGCAACTGAGAAAATGGCCATGAACGCGAATGAATCGTGGCATTCCGAAGCGGAAGACTTTCTCCACTTGACTCGCCAATTGCACATGGTCGTCAAGAAACACAACGTTCAAGAAGCCGTTCTTCTTCTTGACGCTCTTCGAGATGCTCAAGAATTCTGTCATCGGTCCTTCAAGCCGGAGGGTTAA